A region from the Parasphingopyxis sp. CP4 genome encodes:
- a CDS encoding crotonase/enoyl-CoA hydratase family protein produces MDQTRIGPTDSQSLPNDAADTILGEAELHRVAEVQPSPLFDLGQLDISWDPETKALWTFMTPEGRPSFNLPMLRDFDVWQDEIERLYGESDDQIRYLILGSRFPGVWNFGGDLGLFSKYIRNQDRQSLVDYGQACNTILFRNMQALGLPMVTIGLVQGQALGGGFEALLSFNVIIAERSAKFGLPEIAFGLFPGMGAHALLARRLGFARAEQMILSGKTHTAEEMFELGLVHQVVEDGEGEQAVHDYIAQNSRRHAGNHAVFKASREVWPVSLAELNAIVDIWADTALKLKETDLRLMERLVRAQSKLSASISAG; encoded by the coding sequence GTGGACCAGACCAGGATCGGACCGACGGACAGTCAATCGCTTCCGAATGATGCGGCCGATACGATATTGGGCGAAGCCGAGCTTCATCGAGTTGCGGAAGTCCAGCCATCGCCACTATTTGACCTCGGCCAGCTCGATATCAGCTGGGATCCGGAGACAAAGGCGTTGTGGACCTTCATGACACCTGAGGGGCGGCCCAGTTTTAACCTACCGATGCTGCGGGACTTTGATGTCTGGCAGGACGAAATTGAGCGCCTCTATGGCGAAAGCGACGATCAGATCCGCTATCTGATTCTGGGCTCACGCTTCCCCGGGGTATGGAATTTCGGCGGTGATCTGGGGCTGTTCTCCAAATATATCCGCAATCAGGATCGCCAATCGCTCGTCGATTATGGCCAGGCCTGCAACACTATCCTGTTCCGGAACATGCAGGCGCTTGGTTTGCCGATGGTTACGATCGGGCTGGTGCAGGGACAAGCGCTGGGTGGAGGGTTCGAAGCCCTTCTTTCATTCAATGTTATCATTGCCGAGCGGAGTGCCAAATTCGGCCTGCCCGAGATCGCCTTTGGGCTGTTCCCGGGTATGGGTGCGCATGCGTTGCTGGCCCGGCGGCTTGGCTTTGCACGGGCAGAGCAGATGATCTTGAGCGGCAAGACGCATACCGCCGAAGAAATGTTTGAACTGGGCCTGGTTCACCAGGTCGTCGAAGACGGCGAAGGTGAGCAAGCGGTGCATGACTATATCGCCCAGAACAGCCGCCGCCATGCTGGTAATCATGCCGTATTCAAGGCCAGCCGCGAAGTTTGGCCGGTCTCGCTGGCGGAACTAAATGCGATCGTCGATATATGGGCGGATACTGCACTAAAGCTCAAAGAAACGGATCTGCGACTGATGGAACGCCTGGTTCGCGCGCAGAGCAAATTGTCGGCGAGTATTAGCGCAGGTTGA